The sequence CAGCGAGCCCTCCGACCTGGCCCAGGCGGCCAAGCTGGGCGCGCAATGGGGCTACGACGAAATCAATCTGAACTGCGGCTGCCCCAGCGAGCGCGTGCAGCGCGGTGCCTTCGGCGCCTGTTTGATGAACGAGCCAACTCTGGTGCGCGACTGCGTCAAGGCCATGGTGGATGCGGTCGATGTGCCAGTCACCGTGAAGCACCGCATCGGCATCGACAAGGAAGAGAGCTACGGCTTTGTGCGTGACTTCATTGGCACGGTGGCCGAAGGGGGCTGCAATGTGTTCATTGTTCACGCCCGCAATGCCTGGCTCAAGGGCTTGTCGCCCAAGGAAAACCGCGAGATCCCACCGCTGCGCTACGACATGGTGGCCCAGCTCAAGCGCGACTTCCCCCAGCTCACCATTGCCATCAACGGCGGCATTGCCAACGATGCCGTGGTGCAGGACTTGCTCGGCCAGGTGGATGGCGTGATGGTGGGCCGCGAGGCCTATCACAACCCCTGGTGGCTGGCCCGCTGGGACGCGCTGTACTTTGGCGCCGCGCCCAACGAACTCTCCCACCTCGAAGTGGAAGAGGCCATGGTGCGCTATATGGAGCAGGAAGCGGCCGAGCACGGCACGGGCTGGTACGCCATTGCACGCCATATGCTGGGCCTGCGCCACGGACTGCCAGGGGCACGCCGCTGGCGACAAGTCTGGAGTGACCATCGGCTGAAACATTTGCCCGCTCGCGAAGTGTTCACCATCGCCAA comes from Comamonas sp. GB3 AK4-5 and encodes:
- the dusA gene encoding tRNA dihydrouridine(20/20a) synthase DusA, which gives rise to MSVAPMLDWTDRHCRYFHRLLSRNALLYTEMVTTGALLHGDVARHLRFHAQEHPLALQLGGSEPSDLAQAAKLGAQWGYDEINLNCGCPSERVQRGAFGACLMNEPTLVRDCVKAMVDAVDVPVTVKHRIGIDKEESYGFVRDFIGTVAEGGCNVFIVHARNAWLKGLSPKENREIPPLRYDMVAQLKRDFPQLTIAINGGIANDAVVQDLLGQVDGVMVGREAYHNPWWLARWDALYFGAAPNELSHLEVEEAMVRYMEQEAAEHGTGWYAIARHMLGLRHGLPGARRWRQVWSDHRLKHLPAREVFTIANTKT